The Desulfobaculum xiamenense DNA segment ACCTGCACCTCGTGGTCAACTCCTTCCGGTCCGACGCCTCGCTGACCGACTCGGACGACGAGACCATCAAGTCCAGCTCGACCATCACGCTGACGGCCAGAATCGTGAGCAGAGACACGGGCGCGGAGCTGTGGAACTCCGGCCCCGTGAGCGCCAGCCAGTCCTTCACCACCGGCGGCAAGGAATCGGCGGAACACGTCGTCGTGAACCTCGCCGTGCGCAGACTGGCCGACAGGCTGACGCAGGCCTACTAGCCCGCCCAATGGCATATCCGCCGCGCAGGTCCGCACCATGCGGGCCTGCGCGGCACATTCACGCCTACCAGTCAGGAGCAGCATGCCCCGCCCCGGATTCTCCTTCCTCCTCTGCCCCGACGCGGAACTCCTGCGCCAGCAGATCGAAACCCTCGTGGAAACCCACGGCGAGGGGACCACATGGTTCCGCCGCGTCTACTGGGCCGACGACGGCGACCTCCCCGGCGCGTTCTGGCAGGACCTGACCATCCCGGACCTCATGGGCACCTCGCGGCTAGTGGTGGTGCGCCGGGCCAACGCCTTCCTCGTGGACGGCTGGAACCGGCTGACCTCCACCCTGTCGAGCTTCAGCTCCCACATTTGGCCCATCTTCTGCCTCGAAGCCGGGCTGGACAAGCAGGGCAACCCCAAGGCTCCGGCCACGCTGACCAAGCAGAAGTACTGGGCCGTGGCCGAAAAGCGCGGCTGGGTCTGGAGCTCTGCGGGCCTGACCCGCTCCACCCTCCCCGGCTTCATCAAGCGCCACGCCGCCAGAAACGGCGTGACCATCCAGCCCGACGCGCTCAACGCCCTGTCCGACCTGCTTCCGCTGGACGCCCTCGGCGCGCGAAACGAACTCGACAAGCTCATCCTCGCCGCCGGGGACTCGGGCCGCGTGGACGCGTCCATGCTGTCCATCGTCGCGGCGGAGACGGACATGGATGTCTTCGAATTCATCTCCACCCTGTTCTCCGGCGGATCGCCGGAAAAGGTGTGGAAGAAGGTCTTCGACAACCGGCTCGTCAGCTCCACCGACAGCATCCTCTTTTCCTTCCTCGCCCTGCTGCAACGCGAGGCACGCATCCTGTGGGAGTTGGCCCACGGCGACCAGCCCTCGGCCTACGTGCCCCGTGGCGCACTCTCCGCCAAGACGAAGATGGCCCGCAGCCTCGGCGCGACGCGACTCGCCCGCATCTGGGACCTCTCGCTCGAAGCCGAGTTCGGCATCAAGTCCGGCCAGCGCACGCCGGAGCAGGCCTTCGAGGCCCTCGTCGGCGGTCTGTATGGCGTTTTTCGGGATGCAAATCCTACCGGAATGAGATAAATCCTTCTTGAATCCGGCAGGATGCGTCACACGCCACCCTGTGCGGCCACCGCGAAAAATGCTGGCGGCCCCTTGCCCGCCTCGCCACGAAGACCTATTATGAGCGATAACAGGCATTATCTGGGCCACCGCAAACGCCTGCGGGAACAGTTGGCCACCAATCCCGCCCAGTTGGCCGACTACGAGATTCTGGAGTTGTTGCTCGGCCACGTCCTCGTGCGCGTGGACACCAAGCCGCTGGCCAAGGAGCTTCTGACGCGCTTCGGCTCCCTGTACGGAGTTTTCGCCGCGCGGCCTGCGGAGCTTCGCGCCGTGCCGGGCTTCGGCCCGCAGCTTGAGAACTTTTGGCGGTTGTGGCGGGAGACATGGGCGCGCATGGGCGAATCGCGCGTGAAAGAGCGCGAGGTGCTGTGCACCCCGGCCGCCGTGGCCGAAATGGCCCTTGCCCGCCTCGGCCCTGCGGTGAAGGAAGAATTCTGGATCGCGCTGCTCGACACGCGCAACCGCCTGCTGGCCTGGGAGCGGCTCTCCAGCGGCACAGTGGATCAGGCTCCGGTCTACGTGCGCGAGGTGCTGTCCATGGCGCTCGAACGCGCGGCCAGCGCGATCATCCTCATCCACAACCACCCCGGCGGAAACCTGAAGCCGTCGGTGCAGGATGAGGAGATAACGGCCCGCATATGCCGGGCGGCGCATGATCTGGGCATGCGCGTCCTCGACCATCTCGTGGTCGCGGACGGACGATATTTCAGCTTTCAGTCTCAGGGGATGCTCTAGTTTTTTTCGCGCGCCAACCCGAACAAAGGAGGCCATGATGGTTCGCAGCCTGCAATGCGTCGTCACGGGCAAAGTTCAGGGCGTGATGTTCCGGAGCTGGGTCCATGACCAGGCTCGCAACCTCGGCGTCAACGGATGGATCCGCAATCTGGCGGACGGCACCGTCGAGGTGCTGGCGCAAGGGGACGAAGAGTCCATCAACACGCTCAAGCGCCGCCTTTTGGCCGGGCCGCCCCTCTCACGGGTTGACAACGTGCAGTGCAAATGGATCGATTACGACAAGGAACATCAGGGGTTCCAGATCCGATCCTGACGCACGCACAGGACGCCCCCGCGCCGCAGGGCCACGGGGCATGCACGGGCGCACCGCCGAAACGCGCCGCGAAAGCGCGCGCTTCGATCAGTGCGCCCGAACGATTCGACAACACTGCACTCCAAAGGAAGCGCACATGACGGACGATATACTCGATACCATCCTCCTCGTCTCCGAAGGCGACGACACCGCAGGGGCGAAGACGGGCGAAGGGGCGGACGACAACAGCGTCGTCGTCCCCGAGATTCCCGAGGAGCTTCCCGTCCTTCCGGTGCGGGACATCGTGGTTTTCAACTACATGATCCTGCCCCTGTTCGTCGGACGCGAGAAGTCCGTGGCCGCCGTGGACGCCGCCTTGGCCGACAAGCGCCACATTCTCATTCTTTCCCAGCGCGACGAAAAGGTCGACGACCCCACCGGCGACGACCTCTACACCATCGGCACCGTCGGCATGATCATGCGCATGCTCAAAATGCCCGACGGCCGCCTGAAGATTCTCGTGCAGGGCCTTTCGCGCGCCCGCGTCACCGAATTCACCGGCGACACGCCCTACCACACCGCACGTGTGGAACTGATCCGCGAGATGGACGTCACCGACGTGACGCCCACCACCGAGGCCATGCTGCGCACCGCCAAGGACCAGAGCGAAAAGCTCATGACCCTCAAGGGCATGTCCTCGCCGGACATCCTCGGCGTGCTGAACAGCGTGCACGAGCCGGGCCGCATGGCCGACCTCATCGCCTCCAACCTGCGTCTTCGCGTCGAGGACGCGCAGGCCATCCTCGAATGCATCGACCCGCTGGAGCGGCTGGAGCTGATCAACACCCAGCTCGCCCGCGAGATCGAGGTTGCCTCCATGCAGGCCAAGATCCAGTCCATGGCCAAGGAAGGGATGGACAAGGCCCAGCGCGACTTCTTCCTGCGCGAACAGCTCAAGGCCATCCGCCGCGAGCTTGGCGACATGGACGAGGAAAACGAGGAGATCGAGGACATCGCCATGGCCCTCGACAAGGCCAACCCGCCGCAGGAGGTCCGCAAGGAGGCCGACAAGCAGCTCAAGCGGCTGGCCAACATGCATCCGGACTCCTCCGAGGCCACGGTTATCCGCACCTACCTCGACTGGATCGCAGAACTGCCGTGGCGCAAGGCCTCCAAGGATCGGCTGGACATCGTCAAGGCGCAGGAAATCCTCGACGAGGACCACTACAACCTCGAAAAGGTCAAGGAGCGCATCCTCGAATACCTTTCCGTGCGCAAGCTGAACCCGAAGATGAAGGGACCGATCCTGTGCTTCGTGGGCCCTCCCGGCGTGGGCAAGACCTCGCTCGGCCGCTCCATCGCACGGGCGCTCGGCCGCAAGTTCCTGCGCATCTCCCTTGGCGGCATGCGTGACGAGGCCGAAATTCGCGGACACCGCCGCACCTACATCGGTGCCATGCCCGGCCGCGTCATTCAGGGCCTCAAGCAGGTCGGCACGCGCAACCCCGTGTTCATGCTCGACGAAATTGACAAGCTCGGCGCGGACTTCCGCGGCGACCCGTCGTCCGCCCTGCTGGAGGTGCTGGACCCCGAACAGAACTTCTCGTTCTCGGACCACTACCTCAACGTGCCCTTCGACCTGTCGAAGATCATGTTCATCTGCACGGCCAATACGCTGGACACCGTGCCCGCCGCGCTGCTCGACCGCATGGAGACCATCCGCATCCCCGGCTACACCGAGCACGAGAAGGTCCGCATCGCCCGGCGCTACCTGCTGCCCCGGCAGGCCAAGGACAACGGTCTCGAACTCGACGAGGTGCAGATTTCCGACGAGGTGCTGACCCAGACCGTGCGCGACTACACGCGCGAGGCAGGTCTGCGCAACATCGAGCGCGAAATCGGCTCCATCTGCCGCAAGCTCGCCCGGCGCAAGGCCGAGGGTGACGGCGGTCCCTACGTGGTGGACGCCGAGGCCCTCGAAAAGTACCTCGGCCCGGCCCGCTTCCGCGACGACGAGATGGAGAAGATCCTGCCTCCCGGCGTTGCGCTTGGCCTCGCATGGACGCCCTACGGCGGCGAGGTGCTGCACATCGAGATCACGCCCATGAAGGGCAAGGGCAAGCTGACCCTCACCGGAAAGCTCGGCGACGTGATGAAGGAATCCGCGCAGGCGGCAATGTCCTACGCACGCAGCCGCGCCGAACTCTTCGGCATCGACCCCGAGTTCACCGAAAAGCTGGACATCCACGTCCACGTCCCGGCCGGTGCCACCCCCAAGGACGGCCCCTCGGCGGGCGTCACGCTGGTCACGGCGCTCATCTCCGCCCTCACGGAAACCCCCGTGCGCCCGGACATCTGCATGACCGGCGAGATCACCCTGCGCGGCCGCGTGCTCCCCGTGGGCGGCATCAAGGAAAAGATCCTCGCCGCCGTGGCCAACGGCATGAAGCAGGTCTTCATCCCCCGCCAGAACGAGCGCGATCTGGTGGACGTCCCGGCGGACCTCCTGCGCAACATCACGGTCACGCCCGTGGACCTCATCGACGAAATCTGGCCGCAGGCCTGCGTGAAGAAGGACTAGTTCCTCCGGAAACGACACAGCGAAAGGCCCGCATCCATATGGATGCGGGCCTTTCTTCATGCCTGCGCCCGCGTCGCCGACGCTTCGCGCCGCACACGGACAGAAAGATTCGGTGTGGCCTACTCTTCCAGCAGGCCCTGCTCGGCCGCGTGGTCGATGAGTTCCACGATGGCCTTGTCGCCGCCGAGGAAGAGGTCGATGAGCTCATCCTTCTCGCGGTGGGCCAGCTTGGCGTTGACGAAGCCCTTGAGGCCGAGTGCGATGGTCAGTTCGGCCAGCTCCGGCATCTCCTCGCCTTCGGTGACGTGCTCGAAGAGCGCGCCCTCGAAGCAGTCGAGGATCTCTTCCTTGGACAGCGCCTCAAGTTCGGCGCGTTCGTTCAGTTCTTCTGCCATATCCATTCTCCTTGTGAGTCGTATCCAACGGTACGCCAGCACGTTTACCCGCAGCCCGCCCTTCTGTCCACAGCGATGCAATGACCTTTCGCGAGCAATCTGCTACCATGCATACCAGCGCGGGCCGTACCCGCATTCGTCAACACGCAGGGGGAGGACGCATGGACAGACACCTGTGCATTCACGGCCACTTCTACCAGCCGCCGCGAGAGGACCCGTGGCTTCGCACCACACTGCCCGAGGGCAGCGCCGCGCCCGGCCTAAACTGGAACGAGCGCATCGGCCGCGAGAGCTACGCCCCGCTAGCGTGGGCGCGCGTACTCGGCGAGGCGGGACGCATCCGCGACATCGTCAACGTCTACGAATACTTGAGCTTCAACTTCGGCCCCACCCTGTTCACATGGATGGAGCGCAACGATCCCGACACCTACGCCCGCATCATCGAAGCGGACGCGCAGGCCCGCCGACGCATCGGCTTCGGCGGAGCGCTGGCCCAGATATGCCACCACGTCATCATGCCTCTGGCTAGCAACGACGACAAGAAGATTGAAACCGCATGGGCCGTGCAGGATTTCGAGGCCCGCTTCGGACGCCACCCCGACGGCTTGTGGCTTTCCGAAACCGCCGTGGACACGCCGACCCTCGAAGTCCTCGCGCAGGCGGGCATCGCCTTCACGGTCCTCGCGCCACGACAGGCCGCAGCGGTGGCCCCCCTCGGCGCGGACCAGTGGCGCGACGTGGACGAGGGTAGCCTCGACATCAGTCGCCCCTACCGCGTGGAGTTACCCTCGGGCCGCAGCATCAGCGTCTTCTTCTACCACGGCGGACTCTCGCAGGCCGTGGCCTTCGAACAACTCCTGCGCGACGGAGACGCCTTCTGGACCCGCATCCGTGGCGCGTCCATGCCCGGTCTGCTCTCCCTCGCCACCGACGGCGAAACCTACGGCCACCACTTCACCTTCGGCGAAATGGCCCTCGCCTTCATGCTCATGAAGGCCGAGGCCGACCCAGAAATCACCCTCACCAACTACTCCGCACACCTCGCCGCGCACCCGCCCATCGAACGCGTGCGCCTGCGCGAGCCGTCCTCGTGGAGCTGCGTGCACGGCGTGGAGCGCTGGCGGGCGGACTGCGGATGCCACACCGGCGGTCATCCGCGCTGGAACCAGAAATGGCGCGCCCCCCTGCGCCGGGCGCAGGACGGCCTGCGCTCGCACATCCACGCCCACTTCATGCACGCGGGGCCAGACGTCTTCACGGACGCCTTCTCCACCCTGTCCGCCTACGGCAGCGTTCGCTACGGCAAGACGGTACCGCAGGACTTCGCCGCCGAGCACTTCCGCCCCGGCCTCGACGCCACCGGACAGCGCCGTGCGTGGGACCTCCTCGAAATGGAGCAATGGTCGCTGGCCTCGCTGGCGAGTTGCGCATGGTTCTTCGACGACCTCGACCGCATCGAGCCGCTCAACGCCATGACCTACGCACTGCGCGCGCTGGAGCTTGCCCGCGCCACAGGCCTCGCCGACGATCCCGAACCGGCGTACCTGAACGAGTTGGGACAGGCCATCGCCAACGGTCCGCCGCCGCTTTCCGGTGCGGAACTCTACGCCAAGCGCGTCCTGCCGCGCATGGAAAGCGCAGAGAGCCTCGTGGCGCAGGCGCTCATCACCCTATGGGTCCGCGGGCAATCCGGCCTGTCCACGGACAGCGTCGTTCACTGGCCCGGAGTGCGCGTCGAAATCGTCTTCGACGAAGCGCCCGGCGCGAAGCAGGCCGCAGGCCGGGCCATCATCACGCGCCCCGGTGACAGGACAGACGAACACCGCTGGCTATGGGAACGGTCGAGCACCGAAAATCCGCTGGAGTGCACGATCATGCTCCTCGGCCCGGACGGCCAGCCCGGACGCGGCTTCACCCCCGCCATGCTGCCATGGAACAAGCGGCAGGCGCTGTCCCTCGAATGGGTGAAGGCCACGGAAGACACACAGTGGCAGCGGCAGGAGATTGCCGCCGGGGCGGGGCTGCACTTCATGCAGCCATGGACGGAGTCGCAGGCCACGCAGAACATGGCATGGGCATGGGGAAGACTGTGGGCACCGTTGGCGTGGGCGCACGTGATGGCCGGAGATCGCAGCCCGCGCAACGTGCGGGAGTTTCTGCTCGCTCACGCGCCGGGCGAAAGCGACCGCCGGGCCTTCGAGCGCCGCATCGTGGGCGAGGCGCTACGACTGCTCGGCGACACGCCGAACTGCCCGAAGGTGCTGGACATACTGCGCCGGGCCGCGGACGTGTGTCCGGGCCTCGACATGTGGCGGGTTCAGAACAGGGTATGGTGCCTCGACATCCGGCACGAAGGCCAGTGGGAACTCTCGCAGTTCCTCGGCTTCGCGCCGGATGTCAGGGCCTGACGGCTAGTAGTGGGGCGGGACCTCGTCTGCGGGCCCGCCTCCGGACTCCATGTCGATGGACGCGAGCTTGCTCACCACGAGGTCGAGCCGGCGCTCAAGCATGTCGATCTGCTTCTGCTGCGCGGCAATGACGTCGTTGAGGTCGTCGATGACCTTGAGGTTGAGCGCCACATCGCTTTCGAGCTTGATAATCCGATCCTCGTACGTTCTTTCCATGACAACCTCCCGGATGTCGCCCCGTGACCGGGGCCGCCCGTCCCTGTGGCCATCGCCGTCAGAGCGGGACGTTTTCGCCGGACAAGTCCAGTATGATCGAAAATTCCTCGGGGCTCACGGGCTGCACCGACAGCCGCGATCCCTTCCTCAACAGTTCCATGTTCTCAAGTCCCGCCACGGTGCGCAAGAACTTCAGGGACAGCGAACGCGAAAATCTGCACACCAGCCGCACGTCCACCATGTACCACACGGGATTCTCCGGCGTGCTGCGCGGGTCATAATGCGCGGCGGTCGGGTCCTGCGCGGTGTGGTCCGGATAGCCCTCGCGCACCACCTCAGCCACGCCGACCACTCCGGGGGCCGTGACGCTGTGGTAGAACAGCGCGAGGTCGCCCACGCGCATCTTGTCGCGCAGGATGTTCCGGGCCTGATAATTGCGCACCCCGTCCCACGCGCCGACGCCCCCCGGCTCCGCCGCGAGGTCGTCGATGGAGTAGGCACCGGGTTCGCTCTTTAGGAGCCAGTAGCGCCGCGCCATGGCCCGGCTACTCCGCGTCCCCGCCTTGGGCGGTACGCTCGCGCCATTCGGCCCAGGCCTTCTCGGCGCGGCTAGCGTACATTTCCTTGCGCTTGTTCTTGCCCGCGCGGGCATTGAGCGGCGGCATCAGCCCGAACTGCACGTTGGAGGGCTGGAAGTTGTCCGTCTCCTCGAACAGATGGCCGAGCAGCGCGCCCATGGCCGTCTCGCGCGGGGGAAGGTCCACATGCGCGCCGGTAAACTTCGCAGCCAGATGCATGCCGAGCCACAGTCCACACGCGGCGGACTCCACGTAGCCCTCAACGCCGGTGATCTGTCCGGCGAGGTACACGTTCTCGCGCGACTTGAGCCGCAGGTCCTCACTCAGCGCATGCGGGGCGTTGACGTAGGTGTTGCGGTGAATGCTGCCCATGCGCTCGAACTCGGCGTTCTCCAGTCCCGGAATCATGCGGAACACGCGCTTCTGCTCGGGGTAGGTCAGCTTGGTCTGGAAGCCCACCATGTTGAAGCGCGTGCGCTCCTTATTCTCGGCCCGCAGCTGGACCACGGCGAAGGGCCGCCCGCCGGTGCGCGGATCGGTCAGCCCCACAGGCTTGAGGGGGCCGAAGGTCAGGGTCTGCGGACCGCGCTCGGCCATGGCCTCCACGGGCAGGCAGCCTTCGAAATGAATTTCCTTCTCGAAGTCGTGGGGCTTCACCTTGTCTGCCGCCAGAAGCTCGTTGTAGAACGCGAGGTATTCCTCCTCGGTCATGGGGCAGTTCAGGTAGTCGTCG contains these protein-coding regions:
- a CDS encoding DUF3536 domain-containing protein — its product is MDRHLCIHGHFYQPPREDPWLRTTLPEGSAAPGLNWNERIGRESYAPLAWARVLGEAGRIRDIVNVYEYLSFNFGPTLFTWMERNDPDTYARIIEADAQARRRIGFGGALAQICHHVIMPLASNDDKKIETAWAVQDFEARFGRHPDGLWLSETAVDTPTLEVLAQAGIAFTVLAPRQAAAVAPLGADQWRDVDEGSLDISRPYRVELPSGRSISVFFYHGGLSQAVAFEQLLRDGDAFWTRIRGASMPGLLSLATDGETYGHHFTFGEMALAFMLMKAEADPEITLTNYSAHLAAHPPIERVRLREPSSWSCVHGVERWRADCGCHTGGHPRWNQKWRAPLRRAQDGLRSHIHAHFMHAGPDVFTDAFSTLSAYGSVRYGKTVPQDFAAEHFRPGLDATGQRRAWDLLEMEQWSLASLASCAWFFDDLDRIEPLNAMTYALRALELARATGLADDPEPAYLNELGQAIANGPPPLSGAELYAKRVLPRMESAESLVAQALITLWVRGQSGLSTDSVVHWPGVRVEIVFDEAPGAKQAAGRAIITRPGDRTDEHRWLWERSSTENPLECTIMLLGPDGQPGRGFTPAMLPWNKRQALSLEWVKATEDTQWQRQEIAAGAGLHFMQPWTESQATQNMAWAWGRLWAPLAWAHVMAGDRSPRNVREFLLAHAPGESDRRAFERRIVGEALRLLGDTPNCPKVLDILRRAADVCPGLDMWRVQNRVWCLDIRHEGQWELSQFLGFAPDVRA
- a CDS encoding acylphosphatase → MMVRSLQCVVTGKVQGVMFRSWVHDQARNLGVNGWIRNLADGTVEVLAQGDEESINTLKRRLLAGPPLSRVDNVQCKWIDYDKEHQGFQIRS
- the holA gene encoding DNA polymerase III subunit delta, translating into MPRPGFSFLLCPDAELLRQQIETLVETHGEGTTWFRRVYWADDGDLPGAFWQDLTIPDLMGTSRLVVVRRANAFLVDGWNRLTSTLSSFSSHIWPIFCLEAGLDKQGNPKAPATLTKQKYWAVAEKRGWVWSSAGLTRSTLPGFIKRHAARNGVTIQPDALNALSDLLPLDALGARNELDKLILAAGDSGRVDASMLSIVAAETDMDVFEFISTLFSGGSPEKVWKKVFDNRLVSSTDSILFSFLALLQREARILWELAHGDQPSAYVPRGALSAKTKMARSLGATRLARIWDLSLEAEFGIKSGQRTPEQAFEALVGGLYGVFRDANPTGMR
- a CDS encoding SlyX family protein; the protein is MERTYEDRIIKLESDVALNLKVIDDLNDVIAAQQKQIDMLERRLDLVVSKLASIDMESGGGPADEVPPHY
- a CDS encoding EVE domain-containing protein; translated protein: MARRYWLLKSEPGAYSIDDLAAEPGGVGAWDGVRNYQARNILRDKMRVGDLALFYHSVTAPGVVGVAEVVREGYPDHTAQDPTAAHYDPRSTPENPVWYMVDVRLVCRFSRSLSLKFLRTVAGLENMELLRKGSRLSVQPVSPEEFSIILDLSGENVPL
- the lon gene encoding endopeptidase La, whose protein sequence is MTDDILDTILLVSEGDDTAGAKTGEGADDNSVVVPEIPEELPVLPVRDIVVFNYMILPLFVGREKSVAAVDAALADKRHILILSQRDEKVDDPTGDDLYTIGTVGMIMRMLKMPDGRLKILVQGLSRARVTEFTGDTPYHTARVELIREMDVTDVTPTTEAMLRTAKDQSEKLMTLKGMSSPDILGVLNSVHEPGRMADLIASNLRLRVEDAQAILECIDPLERLELINTQLAREIEVASMQAKIQSMAKEGMDKAQRDFFLREQLKAIRRELGDMDEENEEIEDIAMALDKANPPQEVRKEADKQLKRLANMHPDSSEATVIRTYLDWIAELPWRKASKDRLDIVKAQEILDEDHYNLEKVKERILEYLSVRKLNPKMKGPILCFVGPPGVGKTSLGRSIARALGRKFLRISLGGMRDEAEIRGHRRTYIGAMPGRVIQGLKQVGTRNPVFMLDEIDKLGADFRGDPSSALLEVLDPEQNFSFSDHYLNVPFDLSKIMFICTANTLDTVPAALLDRMETIRIPGYTEHEKVRIARRYLLPRQAKDNGLELDEVQISDEVLTQTVRDYTREAGLRNIEREIGSICRKLARRKAEGDGGPYVVDAEALEKYLGPARFRDDEMEKILPPGVALGLAWTPYGGEVLHIEITPMKGKGKLTLTGKLGDVMKESAQAAMSYARSRAELFGIDPEFTEKLDIHVHVPAGATPKDGPSAGVTLVTALISALTETPVRPDICMTGEITLRGRVLPVGGIKEKILAAVANGMKQVFIPRQNERDLVDVPADLLRNITVTPVDLIDEIWPQACVKKD
- the trmFO gene encoding methylenetetrahydrofolate--tRNA-(uracil(54)-C(5))-methyltransferase (FADH(2)-oxidizing) TrmFO gives rise to the protein MGVDMNDVNQAKVAIVGGGLAGCECAWRLAEAGVSCVVFEMKPERYSPAHVEPGLAELVCSNSLRSDENTTAVGQLKREMRDAGSLVLEAADATCVPAGKALAVDRERFSQYITERIEGHALIEVRRAEVKDVDAPELAGYDAVVIAAGPLASDELAVSLARAVGDERLYFYDAIAPIIAADSVDLNKAFWGSRWRPEDDDYLNCPMTEEEYLAFYNELLAADKVKPHDFEKEIHFEGCLPVEAMAERGPQTLTFGPLKPVGLTDPRTGGRPFAVVQLRAENKERTRFNMVGFQTKLTYPEQKRVFRMIPGLENAEFERMGSIHRNTYVNAPHALSEDLRLKSRENVYLAGQITGVEGYVESAACGLWLGMHLAAKFTGAHVDLPPRETAMGALLGHLFEETDNFQPSNVQFGLMPPLNARAGKNKRKEMYASRAEKAWAEWRERTAQGGDAE
- the lptE gene encoding LPS assembly lipoprotein LptE yields the protein MTVLRTILLSAVLALALSGCGYHATGHGEHLVLDASHRALCIRSVENPTLKPWLESVLRAEVRDEFTRRGHIDWASVKDAQADLHLVVNSFRSDASLTDSDDETIKSSSTITLTARIVSRDTGAELWNSGPVSASQSFTTGGKESAEHVVVNLAVRRLADRLTQAY
- the radC gene encoding RadC family protein, whose translation is MSDNRHYLGHRKRLREQLATNPAQLADYEILELLLGHVLVRVDTKPLAKELLTRFGSLYGVFAARPAELRAVPGFGPQLENFWRLWRETWARMGESRVKEREVLCTPAAVAEMALARLGPAVKEEFWIALLDTRNRLLAWERLSSGTVDQAPVYVREVLSMALERAASAIILIHNHPGGNLKPSVQDEEITARICRAAHDLGMRVLDHLVVADGRYFSFQSQGML